In Toxoplasma gondii ME49 chromosome X, whole genome shotgun sequence, a single genomic region encodes these proteins:
- a CDS encoding hypothetical protein (encoded by transcript TGME49_215600), which yields MPPSDSARGSVSPSRSAAAASSLQAAVPLEFGSSSSVIDGLFSPASSLHVPSSPASLGIKERRVEASAEREETGGDSRDGGPAETARRGTCLPREKPQIGDCMRSEFGLEALLQRCRNFAPAFEKAHQSHNLCTSRLAPSSSSSSSPSSSSSSPSSSSSSSSSSSSSSSSSPSFSSSSSSSSSSSSSWSSASRLAGERGEDSLLNAEILTAEEEAGSDPHVELELHLGIFDVNGEIPSEETLRAQNIPVVDSGVNLHAQEEALANSLADPVRFLLEQQALEQRLKMLGGGYGEDGEGRGNAEDMRRPLIEVLSSGEESGEESDGVPEESTET from the exons ATGCCTCCTTCCGACTCTGCGAGAGGCtccgtctccccttctcgtTCCGCGGCTGCGGCCTCCTCCCTGCAAGCAGCGGTGCCTCTCGAGTTCGGGTCCTCGTCCTCCGTAATTGACggcttgttctctcccgcgtcctctctgcatgtgccttcttctcccgcgtctctcgGAATCAAAGAGAGGCGCGTTGAGGCCTCAgccgagcgagaagaaacggggGGAGACTCGCGCGACGGAGGCCCTGCAGAGACGGCCAGGAGGGGGACATGCCTGCCTcgcgagaagccgcagatcggcgactgcatgcgatcGGAGTTCGGTCTGGaagctcttcttcagagatGTCGGAACTTCGCACCCGCGTTTGAAAAGGCTCATCAGTCCCACAACCTGTGCACCAGTCGtcttgctccttcttcttcatcttcttcatctccttcctcttcttcttcatctccctcctcttcctcttcttcctcttcttcatcttcttcctcttcttcttcatccccctccttttcctcttcttcctcttcttcatcttcttcctcttcttcttggagctctgcctcgcgtttagccggcgagagaggagaggacagTCTTCTAAACGCTGAGATTCTCActgccgaggaagaggcaggaagCGACCCGCATGTCGAATTAG AATTGCACCTGGGCATCTTTGACGTCAACGGAGAGATTCCTTCAGAGGAAACCTTGAGAGCGCAGAACATCCCCGTCGTCGACAGCGGCGTcaatctgcatgcacaggag GAAGCTCTGGCGAACTCTTTGGCAGACCcagttcgttttctgctggAGCAGCAGGCGCTGGAGCAGCGGCTGAAGATGCTGGGCGGAGGGTATGGGGAAGACGGCGAGGGAAGAGGGAACGCGGAAGACATGCGAAGGCCTCTCATCGAGGTTCTCAGCTcaggcgaggagagcggCGAAGAGTCCGACGGAGTGCCTGAGGAATCCACTGAGACATGA
- a CDS encoding hypothetical protein (encoded by transcript TGME49_215610), translated as MGFHFQQYIAMAGRAINPVQWTRAWRRMEGKSATEVYRDALAWTNNQVAQISRASQYRAWWWQNPLGMGLVLYGTYKAWHMIYMVRKQKKTAQLVAAAYGQGGQWLNPVPR; from the exons ATGGGATTTCACTTTCAGCAGTACATCGCCATGGCTGGCCGCGCCATCAACCCAGTGCAGTGGACGCGCGCATGGCGGCGCATGGAGGGAAAATCGGCGACGGAAGTTTACCGCGACGCCCTTGCGTGGACGAACAACCAGGTCGCGCAGATCTCCCGCGC gtcCCAGTACCGCGCCTGGTGGTGGCAAAACCCACTCGGAATGGGACTCGTCCTCTACGGCACCTACAAGGCATGGCACATGATCTACATGGTTCGCAAGCAAAAGAAAA CGGCGCAGTTGGTGGCGGCGGCGTACGGCCAGGGCGGCCAGTGGCTCAATCCCGTTCCCCGATAA
- a CDS encoding hypothetical protein (encoded by transcript TGME49_215620): MEPAPVSPSEREGRCVLPPSLVPESASESAASLSLSPNLACTLEPPRSPAAGASTLSNSDAYLLSVGPAPASPWPPPSSPLPNHVSHVSDVSSLPLSHLSPSASIHPQSSCSSSSSSSSIHPQSSCSSSSSSSSVHPQSSCSSSSSSSSIHPQSSCSSSSSSSSVHPQSSCSSSSFSSSASCASSASCASSASSSSSASCASLPPVAADVVSPALESLLGAEAPEDARGRLLAFLTWNDLARLRAVSRQLKRLVENAALSARAVVLKRRWWSSWASASAAKVSAMPFWRSVLSSPEAELQDLVLHMEGAQAMSDVRAASELLARHARTLQNCEIHTDPFPGPLHRGGPSSSSAFRSLPAPLACAAGAGGDSPPLLFPALGRLVLSGTWSVYWLVALTAPHMANAQPPRLRACKALELVVSDPALALNIGCGEKQETAGVPAGALARLAPGLGRASQQRTAGTGKPVCRPACGVAPEPSASGRPSRGAGNSGGFAAGRTAERARRGPEAECPRSDGLLRVHPPERRDSRSPPCPLGSRRTSGLGGGLCATDSSPESIRDAAFVASLASSSSSCAAGASGASAAPHRASSLPHQMHVPPAQPFDWLLYADSIFAALPNLERLVFDVRGGGSALLFPPSHPLASQDSPFAELLRNSQSRRDLDVESRTSKVHRDPPGRLAHAEASCPSSPSSSLSSSLPGASLPPPSFPRSSLEAPKPRESRPETPWRPARGDSCLSSESAARQSTHTRGACSADPLGVTVLWWRLVLRRCPKLREAVVAADDADLFYALEVARALENEARSEARRRLISLRGNEGEQGTEELKEGAEEQCARGESEEREEEKVESGANSEQHREEPTRRVSRGEEKEEREEGDSKRRRATERRAEDGEFQRMPQGNGRNSNGGRDDNGETGERQRKTDEKQEKTSIETETLARTHAMDVGVAPTGLAEKETASEDSRVVTKGVCEATETDWEQPEGGPCKQESDYMSSGDAEVSPFAGASPAVAEGLAKQRKRRRSNANEERGESEICEKNQETPSQRCLALSRVTAVGPGADFSSLASVSCLLDDEVLVSNFLLDVAESQHAAEGVSFDFACGVRLSARLLGVDTPAEMVQKLLLLPGGGRPEAGVVRGAEPPRRPRHREPTRNQRHLQEMQTANCMQCFFLPIFFAGEGGEASLDGAEDTDLCVIRNGLFRRSWVRRLALDSCTYTVTVASHPGQERCNRVYLHWLARQAAQAKRKARPFDRVNSLSHANARGEGNAECLSSTDASRSERSHGAGRSESPCLLPQSLSPPSSSHPLSPESPSSTCYSSSCPSSCPSSCPSSCPSSCPSSCPSSCPSSCPSSCPSSCPSSCPSSCPSSCPSSCPSSSSAPSSAASSSLFSGPLSEACLLLPSVQFLAPGGRRARVSVAADFLPVLRLLVSPPVFEARAQGARGEGRRQAGGAKPAGDTGESAERRETPGSSPERAAGENVQDAFCQWRRQTPGDEDEGGESNEEERKESEEQETDEEEENEGEEERNREKRTLQTRRRDEEETRSPPVLLNGGHVQSSSCGRRKVSLTSLPPSSPLTSPRAHPSAVSRPTSFSSSLTCLSAMSSPRSSLSPSGSSALPSSLSPPPASSRASASAGRPLFSLGFVLGASPSGSCFMRPWDVEREALIGICFDDALRESCRGVEIFFRLSPLDGAFECRGRNLLRCLTRLRKQQFASGVTEEGRPRDALLSKPRERRETETVADSRASSEAPGDLSSGRHGEDVCAALFPGMSGSPRGEATLATSSGEGKKERTERPQMTAKTHFSIPVDDDESSLLPCVSRLDEETRKRATKLTPPRLLLLRIVVGPEIPGENVIGGERGGEREIQKDMLSFLAAYSDSLRFVEVEATHLRLREEDSKLLSLHSSLGLLKTHATLLDAGFRVRGLFPGASPRDFVRLYERDA; encoded by the coding sequence ATGGAGCCTGCGCCTGTGTCGCCATCCGAGCGCGAGGGGCGTTGCGTCCTCCCGCCTTCTCTAGTCCCCGAATCGGCTTCTGAatccgctgcttctctttctttgtctccgaaCCTCGCGTGTACTCTCGAACCTCCCAGGTCTCCCGCCGCAGGTGCGTCGACACTGTCCAACAGCGACGCGTACTTGCTGTCTGTCGGACCTGCCCCAGCATCGCCTTGGcctcctccctcgtctcctctccctaATCATGTCTCGCATGTCTCTgacgtttcctctcttccactttcgcatttgtctccctctgcctcgaTCCATCCCCAGTCATCctgcagttcttcttcctcctcttcctcgattCATCCCCAGTCATCctgcagttcttcttcctcctcttcctcggtcCATCCCCAGTCATCctgcagttcttcttcctcctcttcctcgatcCATCCCCAGTCATCctgcagttcttcttcctcctcttcctcggtcCATCCCCAATCATCctgcagttcttcttccttctcttcgtctgcttcttgtgcttcgtctgcttcttgtgcctcgtcggcttcctcctcttcgtctgcttcttgtgCTTCGTTGCCTCCTGTCGCTGCGGACGTCGTTTCGCCTGCCCTGGAGTCGCTGTTGGGGGCGGAGGCGCCCGAAGATGCTCGCGGGCGTCTGCTGGCCTTCTTGACGTGGAACGACCTGGCGCGTCTGCGTGCGGTGTCCAGACAGCTGAAGCGGCTCGTGGAGAACGCGGCGCTGTCTGCGCGCGCCGTTGTGCTGAAGCGTCGGTGGTGGAGCTCTTGGGCGTCCGCGTCTGCGGCGAAGGTCTCGGCGATGCCGTTCTGGCGGAgcgtcctctcttcgccgGAGGCTGAACTGCAGGACCTCGTCCTTCACATGGAAGGCGCGCAGGCGATGTCGGACGTGAGAGCGGCCTCCGAGCTGCTGGCCAGACATGCGAGGACTCTCCAGAACTGCGAGATTCACACAGATCCGTTTCCAGGTCCTCTGCATCGCGGCGGaccttcctcctcgtcggcCTTTCGCTCCCTGCCTGCCCCTCTCGCCTGCGCTGCCGGCGCCGGAGGCGATTCCCCTCCCCTGCTCTTCCCCGCGCTCGGgcgcctcgtcctctccggCACCTGGAGTGTCTACTGGCTCGTCGCCCTCACCGCGCCGCACATGGCGAACGCGCAGCCGCCGCGtctgcgcgcatgcaaggcCCTCGAGCTCGTCGTCTCCGATCCTGCCCTCGCGCTGAACATCGGCTGCggcgagaagcaagaaacCGCGGGTGTGCCGGCTGGCGCGCTCGCTCGTCTCGCGCCAGGCCTCGGTCGCGCGTCTCAGCAGCGAACTGCGGGGACTGGAAAGCCAGTCTGCCGGCCCGCCTGCGGAGTCGCTCCGGAGCCTTCGGCCTCTGGACGACCGAGTCGAGGCGCGGGGAACTCCGGCGGTTTCGCTGCTGGACGAACAGCCGAGCGAGCGCGGCGCGGACCGGAGGCCGAGTGCCCTCGAAGCGACGGCCTGCTGCGCGTACACCCACCAGAGCGACGCGACAGTCGTTCTCCGCCATGTCCACTCGGCAGTCGAAGAACGTCGGGACTCGGCGGTGGACTCTGCGCGACAGACTCGTCTCCGGAGTCCATCCGTGACGCTGCCTTCGTTGCTTCCctcgcgtcgtcttcgtcttcctgcgCCGCTGGCGCCTCTGGCGCGTCTGCCGCGCCCCACcgcgcctcttcgcttccccaCCAGATGCACGTCCCCCCCGCGCAGCCGTTTGATTGGCTGCTGTACGCAGACAGCATTTTCGCGGCGCTTCCGAATCTGGAGCGTCTCGTTTTCGATGTGCGTGGTGGCGGCAGTGCCTTGCTTTTCCCTCCTTCGCATCCTCTGGCCTCTCAAGATTCACCCTTTGCGGAGCTTCTCCGCAACTCCCAAAGCCGCCGCGACCTCGACGTTGAATCGCGAACCTCCAAAGTCCACCGAGACCCTCCGGGCCGCCTCGCTCACGCTGAGGCTTCCTGTCCGTCGTCTCCATCGTcgtccctctcctcttctttgcctggtgcttcgcttccgcctccttcgttccctcggtcttctctggaggcgcCGAAGCCGCGAGAGTCGCGTCCGGAGACGCCGTGGAGACCCGCGCGTGGAGAtagttgtctctcttccgagAGTGCAGCGCGACAGAGCACACATACccgaggcgcatgcagtgcagaCCCGCTGGGGGTGACGGTGCTTTGGTGGCGTCTCGTCCTGCGCCGCTGCCCGAAGCTGAGGGAAGCCGTCGTCGCTGCAGATGACGCCGACCTGTTTTATGCTCTGGAGGTCGCGCGGGCTCTCGAGAACGAGGCGCGCAGCGAGGCCAGACGAAGGCTCATTTCCTTAcgcggaaacgaaggagaacagggTACAGAAGAATTGAAGgagggagcagaagagcagtgtgcgagaggagagagtgaggagagggaagaagagaaggttGAGAGCGGGGCGAACAGCGAGCAGCACAGAGAGGAGCCGACAAGAAGGGTGTcaagaggggaggagaaagaagaaagagaagaaggagacagcaaacgacgaagagcgacagagagacgggcAGAAGATGGTGAGTTTCAGCGTATGCCGCAGGGAAACGGACGCAACTCAAACGGGGGCAGGGACgacaacggagagacaggagagagacaacgaaagacggacgagaaacaagaaaagacGTCGATAGAAACGGAGACCCTAGCAAGAACGCATGCCATGGACGTTGGAGTCGCGCCGACTGGGCTcgccgagaaggagactgcATCTGAGGATAGCAGAGTGGTGACAAAGGGCGTTTgtgaagcgacagagacagactgGGAGCAGCCGGAAGGAGGACCCTGCAAGCAGGAAAGCGACTATATGTCTTCTGGCGACGCTGaagtgtctccgtttgctggcgcgtcgcctgcggTGGCGGAGGGGCTGGCGAAACagcggaagagacgcagaagcaatgcaaacgaggagaggggggagagCGAGATCTGCGAAAAAAACCAGGAAACGCCTTCTCAGCGATGTCTGGCTCTCTCGCGTGTGACGGCTGTGGGCCCTGGCGCGGATTTctcgtcgctcgcgtctgtctcgtGTCTCCTGGACGACGAGGTCCTCGTCTCCAACTTTCTCCTCGACGTCGCGGAAAGCCAGCATGCAGCGGagggtgtctccttcgacttCGCGTGTGGGGTGCGGCTCTCCGCCCGTCTCCTAGGTGTCGATACACCCGCCGAAATGGTCCAGAAGCTCCTCCTCCTGCCCGGGGGAGGCCGCCCAGAGGCGGGAGTGGTGCGCGGCGCAGAGCCGCCGAGACGGCCGAGGCACAGAGAGCCGACGCGCAACCAAAGGCATCTGCAAGAAATGCAGACGGCGAACTGTATGCAGTGCTTTTTCTTGCCGATCTTCTTCGCAGgggaaggcggcgaggcCTCGCTCGACGgcgcagaagacacagaccTCTGCGTGATCCGCAATGGCCTCTTTCGCCGCTCCTGGGTCCGGAGACTCGCCCTCGATAGTTGTACGTACACCGTGACGGTCGCCAGCCACCCGGGCCAGGAGCGGTGCAATCGGGTGTATCTCCACTGGCTCGCTCGGCAAGCTGCGCAGGCGAAGCGGAAGGCGCGTCCATTTGATCGCGTCAATTCGCTGTCGCACGCAAACGCGCGGGGAGAAGGGAATGCggagtgtctctcttcaacCGACGCGTCTCGATCAGAGCGTAGCCATGGCGCAGGTCGCTCGGagtctccttgtcttcttcctcagtctTTATCGCCTCCGAGTTCTTCTCATCCACTGTCTCCAGAATCCCCTTCTTCCACGTGCTACTCGTCCTCttgtccttcctcttgtccttcctcttgtccttcctcttgtccttcctcttgtccttcctcctgtccttcctcttgtccttcctcctgtccttcctcctgtccttcctcttgtccttcctcctgtccttcctcctgtccttcctcttgtccttcctcttgtccttcctcttcttccgctccgtcttctgctgcttcttcgtctcttttctcaggCCCTCTGTCTGAGGCttgcttgcttcttccttcagtgCAGTTTCTCGCGCCTGGAGGGCgtcgcgcgcgcgtctctgtgGCGGCAGACTTTCTTCCGGTTCTGCGGCTGTTGGTGTCTCCGCCGGTGTTTGAGGCTCGCGCCCAAGGCGCCCGCGGCGAGGGCAGAAGACAGGCCGGGGGGGCGAAGCCAGcgggagacaccggagagagcgcggaacgcagagagacgcctggTTCCTCGCCGGAGAGAGCGGCGGGGGAGAATGTTCAGGACGCGTTTTGCCAGTGGCGCCGACAGACAcccggcgacgaagacgaaggcggagagtcgaatgaagaggaaagaaaggaaagcgaggaacaagagacagacgaagaggaggaaaatgaaggcgaggaagagcgaaatCGGGAGAAACGGACTCTGCAGACGAGACGGCGTGatgaggaggagacgaggtctcctcctgttcttctcaaTGGAGGACATGTCCAGTCTTCCAGCTGTGGTAGGAGGAAGGTTTCATTGACTTCCCTGCCCCCTTCATCGCCTTTGACTTCTCCACGCGCTCATCcgtctgctgtctcgcgTCCTacgtccttttcttcgtctctcaccTGTTTGTCTGCTATGtcttctccccgttcttctctctctccttctggaTCTTCTGCGCTCCCCTCCTCTTTGTCACCTCCTCCGGCTTCGTCGcgcgcttctgcgtctgctggtCGGCCGCTGTTTTCGCTCGGCTTCGTGCTgggcgcgtcgccttctgggAGTTGTTTCATGCGCCCCTGGGATGTTGAGCGAGAGGCGCTGATCGGCATTTGCTTCGACGACGCTTTGCGAGAAAGTTGCCGAGGCGTCGAAatcttcttccgcctctctccgctggACGGCGCGTTCGAGTGTCGGGGCCGGAACTTGCTGCGTTGTCTGACGAGGCTGCGCAAACAGCAGTTCGCGTCGGGAGTGACGGAGGAAGGGAGGCCTCGcgacgcgcttctctcgaagCCGAGGGAGcgtcgagaaacagagacagtggCGGACTCTCGCGCGTCCTCAGAAGCACCCGGAGATCTGTCCTCTGGACGTCACGGCGAGGACGTCTGCGCAGCTCTCTTCCCTGGAATGTCGGGCAGCCCACGGGGCGAGGCGACACTGGCGACGAGCTCgggggaggggaagaaagagagaaccgaGCGGCCTCAGATGACTGCGAAGACGCATTTCAGCATCCCAGTCGACGACGACGAGTCCTCGCTGCTTCCCTGCGTCTCGCGTTtggacgaggagacgcgaaaacgCGCCACCAAGTTGacgcctcctcgtctgcttcttctgcggaTTGTCGTTGGGCCGGAAATTCCGGGGGAGAACGTGATCGGCGGCGAGCGCGGAGGCGAACGGGAGATTCAGAAAGACATgttgtctttcctcgctgccTACAGCGACTCGCTGCGTTTCGTCGAAGTCGAGGCGACTCATCTGCgcctgcgagaagaagactcgaaACTCCTGTCCCTACACTCCTCGCTAGGTCTGCTGAAAACGCACGCTACGCTCCTCGACGCCGGCTTCCGCGTTCGAGGTCTCTTCCCAGGTGCCTCGCCGAGAGATTTTGTGCGCCTCTACGAACGAGACGCGTAA